One window of the Trifolium pratense cultivar HEN17-A07 linkage group LG2, ARS_RC_1.1, whole genome shotgun sequence genome contains the following:
- the LOC123905067 gene encoding protein argonaute 7, with protein MEQQTQDSTNNTNQNHTTKTTTTLIKTNGTTNSYQHHHHHHHHQYYQQQHHQQHQNQLQQYSTQLGFFNYQRYYPALLPLPSLQQLPLIPSFPQNQNFKLKTHLHKLPCKLNTSPSSNYNLSQLSLAPAPKELQKQTKSSFKEVEEKKLISTRKPQEVIVARRPDSGGQEGHVISLLANHFLVKFDSSQKIYHYNVEITPHPSKDVARAIKHKLVHNNSEILSSALPAYDGRKNLYSPIEFQNDKLEFYISLPIPTSKSTSFYGETNDTNEKHEQHKLFRINIKLVSKIDGKELANYLSKDGDEGIPLPQDYLHALDVVLRESPTEKCIPVGRSFYSSSMGRGKDIGGGAVGLRGFFQSLRPTQQGLALNVDFSVTAFHESIGVIPYLQKRLEFLRDLSQRKTTQLTCEERKEVEKALKNIRVFVCHRETVQRYRVYGLTEEATENIWFPDRDGKNLRLMSYFKDHYNYDIQFRKLPCLQISRSKPCYLPMELCVICEGQKFLGKLSDDQTAKILKMGCQRPGERKAIIEGVMRGNVGPTSGDQEGEFKLQVSREMTKLTGRILYPPKLKLGDGGHVRNLTPSRHDRQWNLLDGHVFEGTTIERWALISFGGTPEQKSHIPRFINQLTQRCKQLGIFLNKNTVISPQFESIQVLNNVTLLESKLDRIQRIASNKLQLLICIMEKKHKGYGDLKRIAETSVGVVSQCCLYPNLIKLSSQFLANLALKINAKVGGCTVALYNSLPSQLPRLFNIDEPVMFMGADVTHPHPLDDSSPSVAAVVGSMNWPTANKYISRIRSQTHRQEIIADLGAMVGELLDDFYQEVEKLPNRIIFFRDGVSETQFHKVLQEELQSIKQACSSRFHGYKPFITFVVVQKRHHTRLFPADTDQSSTQNNFHFQYENIPPGTVVDSVITHPKEFDFYLCSHWGVKGTSRPTHYHVLSDENQFTSDELQKLVYNLCFTFVRCTKPISLVPPAYYAHLAAYRGRLYLERSESLGLFRSTSTLSRAAPPKTPPLPKLSENIKKLMFYC; from the exons ATGGAACAACAAACACAAGACTCAACCAACAACACTAACCAAAATcacacaacaaaaacaacaacaaccttaatCAAAACAAATGGAACAACAAACTCttatcaacatcatcatcatcatcatcatcatcaatattatcaacaacaacatcatcaacaacatcaaAATCAACTTCAACAATACTCAACTCAACTTGGTTTCTTCAACTATCAAAGATATTACCCTGCTCTTCTTCCTTTACCTTCACTTCAACAACTACCTTTGATTCCATCTTTTCctcaaaatcaaaactttaaacTAAAAACCCATTTGCATAAACTTCCATGCAAACTCAATACTTCTCCTTCATCAAATTACAATCTTTCTCAGCTATCACTTGCTCCTG ctccaaaggaacttcagaaGCAAACTAAATCATCCTTTAAAGAAGTTGAAGAGAAGAAGCTGATTTCAACAAGGAAGCCACAAGAAGTGATTGTTGCAAGAAGGCCAGACTCAGGTGGACAAGAAGGTCATGTGATTTCTCTCCTTGCAAACCACTTTTTGGTGAAGTTTGATTCATcacaaaaaatatatcattacaATGTTGAAATTACTCCTCATCCCTCTAAAGATGTTGCTAGAGCAATCAAACATAAATTGGTACATAACAATTCCGAGATTTTATCTAGCGCTTTGCCGGCGTATGATGGGAGGAAGAATCTTTATAGTCCAATTGAATTCCAAAATGATAAGCTTGAGTTCTACATAAGCCTCCCAATCCCAACTAGCAAATCAACGTCATTTTACGGAGAAACGAATGATACGAATGAGAAGCACGAACAGCATAAACTTTTTCGGATAAATATCAAACTAGTCTCGAAGATTGATGGAAAGGAGTTGGCTAACTACTTGAGCAAAGATGGTGATGAAGGGATTCCACTTCCACAGGATTATTTACATGCTTTAGATGTTGTTTTGAGGGAAAGTCCAACCGAGAAATGTATACCTGTTGGAAGGTCATTCTATTCGAGTTCGATGGGAAGAGGCAAAGATATTGGTGGAGGAGCTGTTGGATTGAGAGGCTTTTTTCAGAGTCTTAGACCAACTCAACAAGGACTTGCTCTCAATGTTGATTTTTCGGTAACTGCTTTCCATGAAAGTATAGGAGTTATTCCGTATTTGCAGAAACGTCTCGAGTTTCTTAGAGACCTTTCTCAAAGGAAGACAACTCAGCTAACTTGTGAAGAAAGGAAAGAAGTGGAGAAAGCATTGAAGAACATTAGAGTCTTTGTTTGCCATAGAGAAACTGTTCAGAGATACCGTGTCTACGGTTTAACCGAGGAGGCAACTGAAAATATTTGGTTTCCGGATAGAGACGGAAAGAATCTGAGGCTAATGAGTTACTTTAAAGACCACTATAACTATGATATTCAATTCAGAAAGTTACCATGCTTGCAAATTAGTAGGAGTAAACCTTGTTATCTCCCTATGGAGCTCTGTGTGATCTGTGAAGGACAGAAGTTCCTTGGGAAACTGTCGGATGATCAGACGGCAAAAATACTGAAGATGGGCTGTCAAAGACCGGGAGAACGAAAAGCCATCATCGAAGGAGTCATGAGAGGAAATGTTGGTCCTACCAG TGGTGACCAGGAAGGGGAATTCAAACTCCAAGTCTCAAGAGAAATGACAAAGTTGACTGGGAGAATTCTTTACCCTCCTAAACTAAAGCTCGGAGACGGAGGTCATGTGAGAAACCTAACTCCTTCACGTCACGATCGCCAGTGGAACCTACTAGATGGCCATGTCTTTGAAGGAACAACAATTGAAAGATGGGCACTAATAAGTTTTGGAGGCACACCCGAGCAAAAATCTCATATCCCAAGATTCATAAACCAGTTAACTCAAAGATGCAAACAATTAggcatttttcttaataagaaCACAGTTATTAGTCCGCAGTTTGAATCAATCCAAGTTCTTAACAATGTTACGCTTTTGGAATCTAAGCTCGATAGAATCCAAAGGATTGCCTCAAACAAGCTACAGCTTCTTATTTGTATAATGGAGAAAAAACACAAAGGGTATGGAGACTTGAAACGAATTGCCGAGACAAGTGTTGGTGTTGTAAGCCAATGCTGCTTATATCCAAATCTCATCAAATTAAGTTCACagtttttggctaatttggcTCTCAAGATCAATGCTAAAGTCGGTGGATGCACAGTTGCTTTGTACAACTCGCTTCCTTCTCAACTACCACGTCTTTTCAACATCGATGAACCAGTGATGTTCATGGGAGCCGATGTGACACATCCTCATCCTCTCGACGATTCGAGTCCATctgttgctgctgttgttggTAGCATGAATTGGCCAACagcaaataaatatatttcaagaATAAGGTCTCAAACACATAGACAAGAAATCATCGCAGATCTCGGTGCAATGGTTGGAGAATTGCTCGACGATTTTTATCAAGAAGTAGAAAAACTGCCCAACAGAATAATTTTCTTCCGAGACGGTGTTAGCGAAACTCAATTTCACAAAGTGCTACAAGAGGAACTTCAATCCATAAAACAAGCATGTTCTTCAAGGTTTCATGGTTATAAACCTTTTATTACTTTTGTAGTTGTACAAAAGAGACATCACACAAGGTTGTTTCCTGCTGACACTGATCAATCTTCGACGCAGaacaattttcattttcaatatgAAAATATTCCTCCAGGGACTGTGGTTGATTCTGTGATTACTCATCCAAAGGAATTTGATTTCTATCTGTGTAGTCATTGGGGTGTGAAGGGAACAAGTAGGCCAACTCATTACCATGTTTTGTCGGATGAAAATCAGTTCACTTCCGACGAACTGCAGAAGCTGGTTTATAATTTGTGCTTTACTTTTGTTAGGTGTACTAAGCCAATTTCTTTGGTTCCTCCTGCATATTATGCACATTTAGCTGCATATAGAGGTAGACTCTACCTCGAGAGATCAGAGTCATTAGGTTTGTTCAGAAGTACTTCTACATTATCAAGAGCTGCCCCTCCAAAGACACCACCTCTACCTAAACTTAGTGAAAACATAAAGAAGCTGATGTTTTACTGCTAG
- the LOC123905068 gene encoding protein UXT homolog isoform X1 produces the protein MDLVAGVKDSYHMENIRQQEIQKYEELIDKRMKPKLLHATAQRDKVFEQQKIFADLRRNIENLEKNSVTSLRTMVNIGSEVYVQAEVPNTQHIFVDIGMGFHVEFTWSEALNYIEKREERIARQIEESTQLIASIKAQIKLICEGIRKLLDLPAEKPSPQRIF, from the exons ATGGATTTGGTAGCTGGTGTTAAG GACTCTTATCACATGGAAAATATACGCCAGCAGGAAATTCAAAAGTATGAAGAACTTATTGATAAACGCATGAAACCTAAACTTCTTCATGCTACTGCTCAGAG GGACAAGGTCTTCGAACAACAGAAAATTTT TGCTGATTTGCGAAGAAACATTGAAAACCTTGAGAAGAATAGTGTAACCAGTCTGAGAACTATGGTCAATATTGGGTCAGAGGTTTACGTTCAGGCAGAAGT GCCCAACACGCAACACATTTTTGTGGATATAGGTATGGGATTCCATGTGGAGTTTACTTGGTCAGAAGCTTTAAACTACAtagaaaaaagagaagaaaggaTAGCCAG GCAGATAGAGGAGTCCACTCAATTGATTGCTTCAATCAAGGCCCAAATTAAGCTG ATTTGTGAAGGAATTCGAAAATTACTTGATCTTCCAGCTGAGAAACCCTCACCACAACGGATATTTTGA
- the LOC123905068 gene encoding protein UXT homolog isoform X2 yields MENIRQQEIQKYEELIDKRMKPKLLHATAQRDKVFEQQKIFADLRRNIENLEKNSVTSLRTMVNIGSEVYVQAEVPNTQHIFVDIGMGFHVEFTWSEALNYIEKREERIARQIEESTQLIASIKAQIKLICEGIRKLLDLPAEKPSPQRIF; encoded by the exons ATGGAAAATATACGCCAGCAGGAAATTCAAAAGTATGAAGAACTTATTGATAAACGCATGAAACCTAAACTTCTTCATGCTACTGCTCAGAG GGACAAGGTCTTCGAACAACAGAAAATTTT TGCTGATTTGCGAAGAAACATTGAAAACCTTGAGAAGAATAGTGTAACCAGTCTGAGAACTATGGTCAATATTGGGTCAGAGGTTTACGTTCAGGCAGAAGT GCCCAACACGCAACACATTTTTGTGGATATAGGTATGGGATTCCATGTGGAGTTTACTTGGTCAGAAGCTTTAAACTACAtagaaaaaagagaagaaaggaTAGCCAG GCAGATAGAGGAGTCCACTCAATTGATTGCTTCAATCAAGGCCCAAATTAAGCTG ATTTGTGAAGGAATTCGAAAATTACTTGATCTTCCAGCTGAGAAACCCTCACCACAACGGATATTTTGA